The following are from one region of the Melaminivora suipulveris genome:
- the rimP gene encoding ribosome maturation factor RimP, which yields MALQQIVEQTVTGLGYDLVEIERSAGGLLRITIDMPWSAPVEDAPAAPEQFVTVEDCEKVTRQLQFALEVDGVDYARLEVSSPGIDRPLRHEQDFIRYEGEVVDLTLKEPIGAAAGGAVAANRKKFRGTLERAEGGGWQIVWSDEPPRKPGQRVSKKRESAPLQVLGFELDELREARLAPIVNFKGRAAKAGPAAAD from the coding sequence GTGGCATTGCAGCAAATCGTTGAACAGACCGTGACCGGACTGGGGTATGACCTGGTGGAGATCGAGCGCTCCGCAGGGGGCTTGCTGCGCATCACCATCGACATGCCCTGGAGTGCGCCGGTTGAGGACGCACCGGCGGCGCCCGAGCAGTTCGTCACCGTCGAGGATTGCGAAAAGGTCACGCGCCAGCTGCAGTTCGCGCTGGAGGTCGACGGCGTGGACTATGCGCGCCTGGAGGTGTCCTCGCCCGGCATCGACCGTCCATTGCGCCACGAGCAGGATTTCATCCGCTATGAGGGCGAGGTGGTGGACCTCACGCTCAAGGAGCCCATAGGCGCGGCCGCTGGCGGCGCCGTGGCCGCCAACCGCAAGAAGTTTCGCGGCACGCTGGAGCGCGCCGAGGGTGGCGGCTGGCAGATCGTCTGGAGCGACGAGCCGCCGCGCAAGCCCGGTCAGCGCGTGAGCAAGAAGCGCGAGAGCGCGCCGCTGCAGGTGCTGGGCTTCGAGCTGGACGAGTTGCGCGAGGCGCGCCTGG
- the rnr gene encoding ribonuclease R — protein MYNQKKQPGAAAAQVSAGEIEGIVQGHRDGHGFVLSDDGGQDIYLPPNEMRAVLHKDRVRVRIVRQDRRGRPEGRVLEIVERPPQPIIGRLLQEGGVWLVAPEDKRYGQDVLVPKGATGTANAGQVVVVQLTEPPALYGQPVGRVVEVLGEVDDPGMEVEIAVRKYGVPHEFSEAALAQAKALPDKVRAQDRRQRVDLTDVPLVTIDGEDARDFDDAVYCEPARVGRGKGWRLLVAIADVSFYVETGSPIDVDAYDRATSVYFPRRVIPMLPEKLSNGLCSLNPHVERLSMVCDMLISSKGEIHAYQFYPAVMRSHARFTYTEVAAILANTRGPEASRHHERVADLLNLHDVYRALLTARHARGAVDFETTETQIICDDNGRIDKIVPRVRTEAHRLIEEAMLAANVCSADFVGEGERVALYRVHEGPTPEKLEILRGYLKAMGVGIMLGDEPRPGDFQAIAEATKDRPDAQQIHTMLLRSMQQAIYTPINSGHFGLAFEAYTHFTSPIRRYPDLLVHRVIRSILSDTRYTLPALPTPGEAQFKLAKRLAAKAAPPTRQPRKPQSPAGTRETLAWEAAGLHCSANERRADEASRDVEAWLKCQYMREHLGEEYSGVISAVTSFGVFVTLDALYVEGLVHITELGGEYFKFDEARQELRGERTGIRYGIGTRVRVQVSRVDLDGRRIDFRLVRDELAAPQAGEPRGRDGGKRRSPNQEGDTQRREDKAKARDKKAAAAPGKAGANGRASGKKTGRGRN, from the coding sequence TTGTACAACCAAAAAAAACAACCGGGCGCAGCGGCTGCGCAGGTTTCCGCGGGCGAGATTGAGGGCATCGTCCAGGGTCACCGCGATGGGCACGGCTTCGTCCTGTCCGACGATGGCGGCCAGGACATCTATCTGCCCCCCAACGAGATGCGCGCCGTGCTGCACAAGGACCGCGTGCGCGTGCGCATCGTGCGCCAGGACCGGCGTGGTCGGCCCGAAGGTCGGGTGCTGGAGATCGTCGAGCGCCCGCCGCAGCCCATCATCGGCCGGCTCTTGCAGGAAGGCGGCGTCTGGCTGGTAGCCCCCGAGGACAAGCGCTACGGCCAGGACGTGCTGGTCCCCAAGGGCGCCACCGGCACCGCCAATGCCGGACAGGTGGTGGTGGTGCAGCTCACCGAGCCGCCGGCGCTGTATGGCCAGCCGGTCGGCCGCGTGGTCGAGGTGCTGGGCGAGGTCGACGATCCCGGCATGGAAGTCGAGATCGCCGTGCGCAAGTACGGCGTGCCGCATGAGTTCTCCGAGGCCGCGCTGGCGCAGGCCAAGGCGCTGCCCGACAAGGTACGCGCACAGGACAGGCGCCAGCGCGTGGACCTGACCGACGTGCCGCTGGTGACCATCGACGGCGAGGATGCGCGCGACTTCGACGACGCCGTGTATTGCGAGCCGGCGCGCGTCGGCCGCGGCAAGGGCTGGCGCCTGCTGGTGGCCATCGCCGATGTGAGCTTTTACGTGGAGACCGGCAGCCCCATCGACGTGGACGCCTACGACCGCGCCACCAGCGTGTACTTTCCGCGCCGCGTCATCCCGATGCTGCCGGAAAAGCTCTCCAACGGACTGTGCTCGCTGAACCCGCATGTCGAGCGCCTGAGCATGGTCTGCGACATGCTGATCAGCTCCAAGGGCGAAATCCACGCCTACCAGTTCTATCCGGCGGTCATGCGCAGCCACGCGCGCTTCACCTATACCGAGGTGGCGGCCATCCTGGCCAACACGCGCGGGCCCGAGGCGTCGCGCCACCACGAGCGCGTGGCGGATCTGTTGAACCTGCACGACGTCTACCGCGCGCTGCTGACGGCGCGCCACGCGCGCGGCGCGGTGGACTTCGAGACCACCGAGACGCAGATCATCTGCGACGACAACGGCCGCATCGACAAGATCGTGCCGCGCGTGCGCACCGAGGCGCACCGCCTGATCGAGGAAGCCATGCTGGCGGCCAACGTCTGCAGCGCCGACTTCGTGGGTGAGGGCGAGCGCGTCGCGCTGTACCGCGTGCATGAGGGGCCCACGCCGGAGAAGCTGGAGATCCTGCGCGGCTACCTCAAGGCCATGGGGGTGGGCATCATGCTGGGCGACGAGCCGCGCCCAGGCGACTTCCAGGCGATTGCCGAGGCCACCAAGGACCGTCCGGATGCGCAGCAGATCCACACCATGCTGCTGCGTTCCATGCAGCAGGCCATTTACACGCCCATCAACAGCGGCCACTTTGGCCTGGCGTTCGAAGCCTACACGCACTTCACCAGCCCCATCCGGCGCTACCCCGACCTGCTGGTGCACCGCGTCATCCGCTCCATCCTCAGCGACACGCGCTACACGCTGCCCGCCCTGCCCACGCCGGGCGAGGCGCAGTTCAAGCTCGCCAAACGCCTGGCCGCCAAGGCCGCGCCGCCCACCCGGCAGCCGCGCAAGCCGCAAAGCCCCGCCGGCACGCGCGAAACGCTGGCCTGGGAGGCCGCCGGCCTGCACTGCAGCGCCAACGAGCGCCGCGCCGACGAGGCCAGCCGCGACGTCGAGGCCTGGCTCAAGTGCCAGTACATGCGCGAGCATCTGGGTGAGGAGTACAGCGGCGTCATCAGCGCCGTGACCAGTTTCGGCGTGTTCGTCACACTGGACGCGCTGTACGTCGAGGGGCTGGTGCACATCACCGAGCTGGGCGGCGAATACTTCAAGTTCGACGAGGCGCGCCAGGAGCTGCGCGGCGAGCGCACCGGCATCCGCTATGGCATCGGCACGCGCGTGCGGGTGCAGGTCAGTCGGGTCGATCTGGATGGCCGGCGCATCGACTTCCGACTGGTGCGCGATGAGCTCGCCGCCCCTCAGGCCGGCGAGCCGCGCGGCCGCGACGGCGGCAAGCGCCGCAGTCCCAACCAGGAAGGCGATACGCAGCGGCGCGAGGACAAGGCCAAGGCGCGCGACAAGAAGGCCGCTGCCGCTCCCGGCAAGGCCGGCGCCAACGGCCGCGCCAGCGGCAAGAAAACCGGCCGCGGCCGCAACTGA
- a CDS encoding thioredoxin family protein — MGSEAGAPAQAWWVACFCAEWCGVCREFRATFDALARERPQLRCVWIDVEDEEDVVGDLDVETFPTVLVAGGGQARFFGPVLPQAGVLGRLVDSLQASPAGPRADQEAQALWGRVLSRR, encoded by the coding sequence ATGGGCAGCGAGGCCGGCGCGCCGGCGCAGGCGTGGTGGGTGGCGTGTTTCTGCGCCGAATGGTGCGGCGTTTGCCGGGAATTTCGCGCCACCTTCGATGCGCTGGCGCGCGAGCGGCCGCAGCTGCGCTGCGTCTGGATCGACGTCGAAGATGAAGAAGACGTGGTCGGCGACCTGGATGTGGAGACTTTCCCCACAGTGCTGGTCGCAGGCGGCGGCCAGGCGCGGTTTTTCGGTCCGGTGTTGCCGCAGGCCGGCGTGCTGGGGCGGCTGGTGGACAGCCTGCAGGCCAGTCCCGCCGGGCCGCGCGCCGATCAAGAGGCGCAGGCCCTGTGGGGCAGGGTGTTGTCCCGTCGCTGA
- a CDS encoding lytic transglycosylase domain-containing protein, with protein MTASGKVTAGVRTFVSDVINGFVEVTHSSFALLGLAVAFAAITLTARPDLREAGEQHLMGWLQSRQPAPVAVAQVELEPVPADRPIAINPKELPREQAAVAYWLSKKYRVAPEPVAALVTEAYDIGSRAKLDPTLILAIVAIESSFNPFAQSAVGAQGLMQVMTRVHTDKYEEVGGHLAAFNPLANLRVGVKVLQECIARAGSLEGGLRYYVGAANLPHDGGYAAKVLAEHFRLRQVAGGRAASPAPAAKPVLSTKAPADAATPSAALPATGEKVALLAGA; from the coding sequence ATGACAGCGTCAGGAAAAGTGACTGCCGGCGTACGCACCTTCGTCTCCGACGTCATCAACGGTTTCGTTGAAGTGACGCACAGCAGCTTCGCGCTGCTGGGCCTGGCGGTCGCCTTCGCTGCCATCACGCTGACCGCACGCCCCGACCTGCGCGAAGCCGGCGAGCAGCACCTCATGGGCTGGCTGCAGTCGCGCCAACCGGCGCCCGTGGCGGTGGCCCAGGTGGAGCTGGAACCCGTACCAGCCGACCGCCCCATCGCCATCAACCCCAAGGAGCTGCCGCGCGAGCAGGCTGCCGTGGCGTACTGGCTGAGCAAGAAATACCGCGTGGCGCCTGAGCCGGTGGCCGCGCTGGTGACCGAGGCCTATGACATCGGCTCGCGCGCCAAGCTGGATCCGACGCTGATCCTGGCCATCGTCGCCATCGAATCCAGCTTCAACCCCTTTGCCCAGAGCGCCGTCGGCGCCCAAGGCCTGATGCAGGTCATGACGCGCGTGCACACCGACAAGTACGAGGAAGTCGGCGGTCACTTGGCGGCGTTCAATCCGCTGGCCAATTTGCGCGTGGGCGTGAAGGTGTTGCAGGAGTGCATCGCCCGCGCCGGTTCGCTGGAAGGCGGCCTGCGCTACTACGTCGGCGCGGCCAACCTGCCGCACGACGGCGGCTACGCGGCCAAGGTGCTGGCCGAGCACTTCCGCCTGCGCCAGGTGGCGGGCGGGCGCGCCGCCAGCCCGGCGCCTGCGGCCAAGCCAGTGCTGTCGACCAAGGCGCCGGCGGACGCCGCCACGCCGTCCGCCGCGCTGCCCGCCACCGGCGAAAAGGTGGCGCTGCTGGCCGGCGCCTGA
- a CDS encoding DUF349 domain-containing protein: MFPFSSRNNTPDTPEAPAPQAKVSEPHPLDALTGGAFSAATSGERAARIREWLAGNPPAERLQEVFKELSARDKGAARAVRERLDEIRRAQAQEAIAAEWTAKAEALLAATRLNIADAMAWQRDAAKAGAPLSREPLSLLKARLAERIKTIEDLQHRVQVQREVAVLLAQRIEVLSTKPWKDAQEALSALDADVQRWQAQATELSGDAAWPSVEPRFPTQLDASRAQLLLVWEAFRSALEQTVAAAQDAAAPLPPVPVWADELRQARGLPTDAEKEQTRAAAAAARPRVDPAQREAARQAVQQALTKLEEETAQGHGKASAGAATALRAVLKVHGKLIDGELEHKVHSALVAAGELEGWQRWSTDQVREELVAKAEALVNRPEGQALGGRKMQESLRQLREQWKQADQGAPANHALWKRFDEACNNAHKVVEVWLEKVRAESAQHRAQRLALVDEVKAWTAQQAESAAPDWKAAGRALHQFGERWRLGGHVSEKVFAELQPLWRQALADAGAPLAAAQKDSLARRHAMIEEAGMLGAAPQLRIDAVKALQQRWQAEAQTVPLDRRQEQKLWDAFRKPIDEAFSRKSAAREQDAAHLGARDRAVLEASRALEAANAQGDAQQIRQAMAALDAALKAQPEQVSEQKTPSAGVEQAPAATDSGAQEIAEGAAEPVATPAPAPTPARPVVAVRGDDRPQARKPATPAPDPRGRMGERRFGDASRGPRDAVRDRPGRERGWGATDGVARAPRLGDAAFRAQRDAVEQAQATLRKLAAQAHGEALTQLMSAWKSRDAGQMPSAQELGGKVSAAGRAAWTQALSAPASGDAAQALLRLEIAAEVPTPADQISARRALQLQMLTRRNDPAPQQTWEQDAARVLASAGDDAQARRLQHALKVLLRK, translated from the coding sequence ATGTTCCCCTTTTCTTCCCGCAACAACACGCCCGACACTCCGGAAGCCCCAGCGCCGCAGGCCAAGGTCAGCGAACCGCATCCGCTGGACGCGCTCACCGGCGGCGCCTTCTCGGCCGCCACCTCGGGTGAGCGCGCCGCGCGCATCCGCGAGTGGCTGGCCGGCAACCCTCCTGCTGAGCGCCTGCAGGAAGTATTCAAGGAATTGAGCGCGCGCGACAAGGGCGCGGCACGTGCCGTGCGCGAGCGGCTCGACGAGATCCGCCGCGCCCAGGCGCAGGAGGCCATCGCCGCCGAGTGGACCGCCAAGGCCGAGGCGCTGCTGGCGGCCACGCGCCTGAACATCGCCGATGCCATGGCCTGGCAACGCGACGCGGCCAAGGCCGGCGCGCCGCTGTCGCGCGAGCCGCTGTCGCTGCTCAAGGCCCGCCTGGCTGAGCGCATCAAGACCATCGAGGATCTGCAGCACCGCGTGCAGGTGCAGCGCGAGGTGGCGGTATTGCTGGCGCAGCGCATTGAGGTGCTGTCCACCAAACCCTGGAAGGACGCGCAGGAGGCCCTATCGGCGCTCGACGCAGACGTGCAGCGTTGGCAGGCTCAGGCCACCGAGCTGTCCGGCGACGCCGCCTGGCCCAGCGTGGAGCCGCGCTTTCCGACGCAGCTCGACGCCTCGCGCGCCCAGCTGTTGCTGGTCTGGGAGGCCTTCCGCTCGGCGCTGGAGCAGACCGTCGCCGCCGCGCAGGACGCGGCCGCGCCGCTGCCGCCGGTGCCGGTCTGGGCCGACGAGCTGCGCCAGGCGCGCGGCCTGCCGACCGATGCCGAGAAGGAGCAGACGCGCGCTGCCGCCGCCGCCGCGCGCCCCAGGGTCGATCCGGCCCAGCGCGAAGCCGCCCGGCAGGCCGTGCAGCAAGCGCTGACCAAGCTGGAGGAGGAGACGGCCCAAGGCCACGGCAAGGCCAGCGCCGGCGCGGCCACGGCGCTGCGCGCCGTGCTCAAGGTGCACGGCAAGCTGATCGATGGCGAGCTGGAGCACAAGGTGCACTCCGCGCTGGTCGCCGCCGGCGAGCTGGAGGGCTGGCAGCGCTGGAGCACCGACCAGGTGCGCGAGGAGCTGGTGGCCAAGGCCGAGGCGCTGGTCAACCGCCCCGAGGGCCAGGCCCTGGGCGGGCGCAAGATGCAGGAGAGCCTGCGCCAGTTGCGCGAGCAGTGGAAGCAGGCCGACCAGGGCGCCCCCGCCAACCACGCGCTGTGGAAGCGCTTCGACGAAGCCTGCAACAACGCGCACAAGGTGGTCGAGGTCTGGCTGGAGAAGGTGCGCGCCGAAAGCGCCCAGCACCGCGCCCAGCGTCTGGCGCTGGTCGACGAAGTCAAGGCCTGGACGGCGCAGCAGGCCGAATCCGCCGCGCCCGACTGGAAGGCCGCCGGCCGCGCGCTGCACCAGTTCGGTGAGCGCTGGCGCCTGGGCGGACACGTCAGCGAGAAGGTGTTCGCCGAGCTGCAGCCGCTGTGGAGGCAGGCCCTGGCCGACGCCGGCGCACCGCTGGCCGCGGCGCAAAAGGACAGCCTGGCCCGACGCCACGCCATGATCGAGGAGGCTGGCATGTTGGGCGCCGCGCCCCAGTTGCGCATCGACGCCGTCAAGGCCCTGCAGCAGCGCTGGCAGGCCGAGGCGCAGACCGTGCCGCTGGACCGCCGCCAGGAGCAAAAGCTCTGGGACGCCTTCCGCAAGCCCATCGACGAGGCGTTCTCGCGCAAGAGCGCTGCGCGCGAGCAGGACGCCGCCCATCTCGGCGCACGTGACCGTGCCGTGCTGGAGGCCTCGCGCGCTCTGGAAGCGGCCAACGCGCAGGGCGATGCGCAGCAAATCCGCCAGGCAATGGCGGCGCTGGATGCGGCCCTGAAAGCCCAGCCTGAGCAGGTTTCTGAACAAAAAACGCCTTCAGCCGGCGTGGAACAAGCGCCTGCAGCTACAGATTCAGGAGCGCAAGAGATCGCCGAGGGCGCCGCCGAACCGGTTGCTACACCTGCACCTGCACCCACGCCTGCCCGCCCCGTCGTCGCCGTGCGCGGCGACGACCGGCCACAGGCGCGCAAGCCGGCAACGCCCGCGCCCGATCCGCGCGGCCGCATGGGCGAGCGCAGGTTCGGCGACGCCAGCCGCGGCCCGCGCGACGCCGTCCGCGACCGTCCGGGCCGCGAGCGCGGCTGGGGAGCAACAGATGGGGTAGCGCGCGCCCCGCGCCTGGGTGACGCGGCTTTCCGCGCCCAGCGCGATGCCGTGGAGCAGGCCCAGGCCACGCTGCGCAAGCTGGCCGCGCAGGCCCATGGCGAGGCGTTGACGCAATTGATGTCCGCCTGGAAGAGCCGTGACGCAGGCCAGATGCCCAGCGCGCAGGAGCTGGGCGGCAAGGTCTCGGCAGCCGGCCGCGCCGCATGGACGCAGGCCCTGTCAGCCCCGGCGTCGGGCGACGCGGCTCAGGCCCTGCTCCGCCTGGAGATCGCCGCCGAGGTGCCGACCCCGGCCGATCAGATCTCGGCCCGCCGCGCCCTGCAGCTGCAGATGCTCACGCGCCGCAACGACCCCGCACCGCAGCAGACCTGGGAGCAGGACGCCGCGCGCGTGCTGGCCAGCGCCGGCGACGACGCGCAGGCGCGCCGCCTGCAGCACGCGCTGAAGGTGCTGCTGCGCAAGTGA
- a CDS encoding c-type cytochrome: MIRAVLLLCVLAAALALAVFMLNRLDEAPLPTHEVAVPAMPEVIARGRYLARAGDCAACHTARGGQPYAGGPGIETPFGLVQAPNLTPHPKNGLGGWTAAHFWRAMHNGRSRDGRLLYPAFPYQSYTYVTREDSDAIFAYLQSLEPIDSPRAEHALRFPYNTQAALAVWRALFFRPAKPGALVSANDGQPPSAQRNRGAYLVRGLGHCAACHTARNVWGAPLASAGLGGGMIPVRNWYAPALDVASQAGVADWPEDEVLALLRTGVSPRASASGPMAEVVFHSLQHWSEADLRATFAYLQALPQRASRAPAADPPGAAVLERGAQVYERHCMDCHGRRGEGRAGAFPALAGNRAVLLPEPTNLVRMVLQGGYAPATAGNPRPYGMPPFMQILGDTEIADVLSFIRNAWGNEAGKVDTIAVHRARERRGR, encoded by the coding sequence ATGATTCGCGCCGTGCTGCTGCTGTGCGTGCTGGCGGCAGCGCTGGCGCTGGCCGTCTTCATGCTCAACCGCCTGGACGAAGCACCGCTGCCGACCCACGAAGTGGCCGTGCCGGCGATGCCGGAAGTGATCGCGCGCGGGCGCTACCTGGCGCGCGCCGGTGACTGCGCTGCCTGTCATACGGCGCGCGGCGGCCAGCCCTATGCGGGCGGCCCCGGCATCGAGACGCCGTTTGGCCTGGTGCAGGCACCCAACCTGACGCCGCACCCGAAAAACGGCCTGGGCGGCTGGACGGCGGCGCACTTCTGGCGCGCCATGCACAACGGCCGCTCGCGCGACGGGCGGTTGCTGTACCCGGCGTTTCCCTATCAAAGCTACACCTACGTCACGCGCGAGGACTCCGACGCCATCTTCGCCTACCTGCAAAGCCTGGAGCCTATCGACAGCCCGCGCGCTGAACATGCGCTGCGCTTTCCATACAACACGCAGGCGGCGCTGGCCGTGTGGCGCGCCTTGTTCTTCCGCCCCGCCAAACCGGGCGCCCTGGTCTCCGCGAACGATGGGCAACCGCCCAGCGCACAGCGCAACCGCGGCGCCTACCTGGTGCGGGGTCTGGGCCACTGCGCCGCGTGCCACACCGCGCGCAATGTCTGGGGCGCGCCATTGGCCAGCGCAGGCCTGGGCGGCGGCATGATTCCGGTGCGCAACTGGTATGCGCCGGCGCTGGATGTAGCGTCGCAGGCCGGCGTCGCCGACTGGCCCGAGGATGAGGTGCTGGCGCTGCTCAGAACCGGCGTCTCCCCCAGGGCCAGCGCCTCGGGGCCGATGGCGGAGGTGGTCTTCCACAGCCTGCAGCACTGGAGCGAGGCTGATCTGCGCGCCACCTTTGCCTACCTGCAGGCGCTGCCGCAGCGCGCGTCCAGGGCGCCTGCCGCCGATCCTCCGGGCGCCGCCGTGCTTGAGCGCGGTGCCCAGGTGTACGAACGCCATTGCATGGACTGCCATGGTCGCCGGGGCGAGGGCAGGGCCGGCGCCTTTCCCGCGCTGGCGGGCAACCGCGCCGTGCTTCTGCCAGAGCCGACCAACCTCGTGCGCATGGTGCTGCAGGGCGGCTACGCGCCAGCCACGGCCGGCAATCCGCGTCCCTACGGCATGCCGCCCTTCATGCAGATCCTGGGCGACACGGAGATCGCCGATGTGCTGTCCTTCATCCGCAATGCCTGGGGCAACGAGGCTGGCAAAGTCGATACGATCGCGGTGCACCGGGCGCGCGAGCGGCGCGGCCGGTAG
- a CDS encoding c-type cytochrome yields MGERVLACTACHGEQGRATPQGYFPRIAGKPAGYLYNQLLNFRDGRRSYPQMSWLLEHLTDDYLREIAQHFADLQLPYAAPAPAQAPPDVLERGRRLVRQGDAQRDIPACTSCHGQSLMGVAPWLPGLLGLSRDYVSSQLGAWQTGQRHARQPDCMATIAQRLSAQDVGAIAAWLSSQSPPAEPTPDALPPELPLRCGGLDEAQSASAGARSR; encoded by the coding sequence ATGGGCGAGCGTGTCCTGGCCTGCACCGCCTGCCATGGAGAGCAGGGCCGGGCCACGCCGCAGGGCTACTTTCCGCGCATCGCCGGCAAGCCGGCGGGCTATCTGTACAACCAGCTGCTGAACTTCCGCGACGGCCGACGCAGCTATCCGCAGATGTCGTGGCTGCTGGAGCACCTGACCGACGACTATCTGCGCGAGATCGCCCAGCATTTCGCCGACCTGCAGCTGCCGTACGCTGCCCCCGCGCCTGCGCAAGCACCGCCCGATGTGCTGGAGCGCGGGCGACGGCTGGTGCGCCAGGGCGACGCGCAGCGCGACATCCCGGCGTGCACCAGCTGCCACGGCCAGTCGCTGATGGGCGTGGCGCCATGGCTGCCTGGCCTGTTGGGCCTGTCGCGCGACTACGTCAGCAGCCAGTTGGGCGCCTGGCAGACCGGCCAGCGCCATGCCCGCCAACCCGACTGCATGGCGACCATCGCGCAGCGGCTGAGCGCACAGGACGTGGGCGCCATCGCGGCCTGGCTGTCGTCGCAGTCGCCGCCGGCCGAGCCGACCCCTGACGCGCTGCCGCCCGAGCTGCCCCTGCGCTGCGGTGGCCTGGATGAGGCTCAGAGCGCCAGCGCCGGAGCACGCTCGCGATGA
- a CDS encoding SDR family oxidoreductase, with amino-acid sequence MSRTDTQAGIALVTGAGTGIGRAAALALLTDGWSVALLGRREALLHGVAHESGAPARTLVVAADVTDPAAVRAAFDRTVEHFGRLDVLFNNAGAGAPAMPLEDLSVEQWKAVVDVNLNGMFYCIQNAFRVMKAQSPRGGRIINNGSISAHTPRPQSIAYTATKHAVMGLTKAASLDGRRWDIAVGQIDVGNARTELAERMTQGVQQANGEIASEPMMDVDVVGQSVLYMANLPLSANVLFHTVMATCMPFVGRG; translated from the coding sequence ATGTCCCGAACGGACACGCAGGCAGGCATCGCGCTCGTGACCGGCGCCGGCACCGGCATCGGCCGCGCGGCTGCGCTGGCGCTTTTGACCGACGGCTGGAGCGTCGCCCTGCTGGGCCGGCGCGAGGCGTTGCTGCACGGCGTGGCGCACGAGTCGGGTGCTCCGGCGCGCACGCTGGTGGTCGCCGCCGACGTGACCGACCCGGCGGCCGTGCGCGCGGCCTTCGACCGCACGGTGGAGCACTTCGGCCGGCTGGATGTGCTGTTCAACAACGCCGGCGCCGGGGCGCCGGCCATGCCGCTGGAGGATCTGAGCGTCGAGCAGTGGAAGGCCGTGGTCGACGTGAACCTGAACGGCATGTTTTATTGCATCCAGAACGCCTTTCGCGTCATGAAGGCGCAGTCGCCGCGCGGCGGGCGCATCATCAACAACGGCTCGATCTCGGCGCACACGCCACGTCCGCAGTCGATCGCCTACACGGCCACCAAGCACGCGGTCATGGGCCTGACCAAGGCCGCTTCGCTGGATGGCCGCCGCTGGGACATCGCCGTGGGCCAGATCGACGTGGGCAACGCGCGCACCGAACTGGCCGAGCGCATGACGCAGGGCGTGCAGCAGGCCAACGGCGAGATCGCCTCCGAGCCGATGATGGACGTGGACGTCGTCGGCCAGTCCGTGCTGTACATGGCCAACCTGCCGCTGTCGGCCAACGTGCTGTTCCACACCGTGATGGCAACCTGCATGCCGTTCGTCGGGCGTGGGTGA